In Synechococcus sp. RS9909, one genomic interval encodes:
- a CDS encoding DUF2075 domain-containing protein, with translation MIIYLATRECFLKHVREQRIEEEVRDRYIAMTGHKVAANEFRSWKNSLQCVGNVLQFEEVPSELGVAIEYRIHNTAKRIDLLLSGCDASGAPAAVIVELKQWESVEPTELDGVVRTFLGKGPRETIHPSYQAMSYGQLLRGFNTAVVEHRIALQPCAYLHNCTDGSGITDARYRPYIDQAPVFLRHDNAAMAAFLRRCLVVGDRGHTIERIRDGKPKPSQQLADAVERMLKGNVEFVLIDDQKVVYEKALALARRLQKGRHCVLLVRGGPGTGKSVLAVNLLARLLGMGLNARYVSKNAAPRAVYRAKLTGSLQKGEYDNLFCGSACFVGCPEGFYDALIVDESHRLMTKTIYDKQGENQVKEIIHASKLAVFFLDEDQRVTFDDIGSTAEIEKWSQFHEAELHRDVLPSQFRCCGSDGYLAWLDSTLGIRATANEQLDPAGYDFRVFDDPVELHEAIRQANHANQARMVAGYCWNWASKYHPNAWDITIEPWGYRARWNLSKDGSVWIMKPGTVEEVGCIHTCQGLELETIGVIIGPDLAYRDGQVVTVPTARARTDQSLKGYKVGLKRDPQAIRLKADAIIRNTYRTLMSRGTKACWVFACDTELGAWLKQISEKTTDP, from the coding sequence GTGATCATTTATCTCGCAACTCGGGAATGCTTCCTGAAGCACGTGCGGGAGCAGCGCATCGAGGAGGAGGTGCGGGATCGCTACATCGCGATGACAGGCCACAAAGTCGCCGCGAACGAGTTTCGATCCTGGAAGAACTCACTTCAGTGCGTTGGAAACGTATTGCAGTTCGAGGAGGTCCCATCCGAGCTGGGTGTGGCGATCGAATACCGCATCCACAACACAGCGAAGCGTATTGATCTGCTGCTCTCAGGCTGTGATGCTTCTGGCGCTCCAGCTGCGGTAATCGTGGAACTGAAGCAGTGGGAATCAGTGGAGCCCACTGAGCTGGATGGGGTGGTACGAACTTTCCTCGGAAAGGGTCCGCGCGAGACCATTCATCCTTCGTATCAGGCCATGAGCTACGGGCAGCTCCTACGGGGATTCAATACAGCGGTGGTTGAGCACAGGATTGCTCTGCAACCCTGCGCTTACCTACACAACTGCACGGATGGCAGTGGCATCACCGATGCCCGCTATCGCCCATACATCGATCAGGCACCGGTGTTCCTGCGACACGACAACGCAGCCATGGCGGCCTTCTTGCGGCGCTGTCTGGTAGTTGGCGATCGGGGCCACACAATCGAGCGGATCCGCGACGGAAAGCCAAAGCCGAGCCAACAGTTGGCCGACGCGGTGGAGCGGATGCTGAAGGGCAACGTCGAGTTCGTGCTGATCGACGACCAGAAGGTGGTGTACGAAAAGGCGCTAGCCCTGGCACGGCGGCTACAAAAAGGAAGGCACTGTGTGCTGCTCGTGCGGGGCGGGCCCGGAACAGGCAAATCGGTGTTGGCGGTGAACCTGCTGGCCCGGCTACTGGGCATGGGCCTGAATGCCCGTTACGTAAGCAAGAACGCGGCGCCACGGGCTGTGTACCGTGCCAAGCTCACCGGTTCTCTGCAGAAGGGAGAATACGACAACCTCTTCTGTGGCTCGGCCTGCTTCGTTGGCTGTCCGGAGGGCTTCTACGACGCCTTGATCGTGGATGAAAGCCATCGGCTGATGACCAAGACCATCTATGACAAGCAGGGCGAGAACCAGGTCAAGGAGATCATCCATGCCAGCAAGCTGGCGGTGTTTTTCCTCGATGAAGACCAGCGCGTCACTTTCGACGACATTGGGAGTACGGCCGAGATCGAAAAGTGGAGTCAGTTCCACGAGGCCGAGCTCCACCGCGACGTGCTGCCCTCGCAGTTCCGCTGCTGCGGCTCCGATGGCTACCTGGCCTGGCTCGATTCCACCCTGGGGATTCGGGCCACGGCCAACGAGCAGCTGGACCCCGCCGGCTACGACTTCAGGGTGTTTGACGATCCGGTGGAGCTGCACGAGGCGATCCGTCAGGCCAACCACGCCAACCAGGCACGGATGGTGGCGGGTTACTGCTGGAACTGGGCCTCGAAATACCACCCCAACGCCTGGGACATCACGATCGAGCCCTGGGGCTACAGGGCCCGCTGGAACCTGAGCAAAGACGGCAGCGTTTGGATCATGAAGCCAGGCACGGTGGAGGAGGTGGGCTGCATCCACACCTGCCAGGGCCTGGAGCTGGAAACGATCGGTGTGATCATCGGGCCAGATCTGGCTTACCGGGATGGCCAGGTGGTGACGGTTCCTACGGCGCGTGCGCGCACGGATCAGTCGCTGAAGGGATACAAAGTGGGCCTGAAGCGTGACCCCCAGGCGATCCGGTTAAAGGCAGACGCGATCATCCGCAACACATACCGAACGTTGATGAGCCGGGGAACAAAGGCCTGCTGGGTGTTTGCGTGTGACACTGAGCTAGGTGCGTGGCTCAAGCAGATCTCAGAGAAGACCACTGATCCCTGA
- a CDS encoding DUF3427 domain-containing protein, with amino-acid sequence MHEQTFPPGLYDHPLSATIDQLLAGQQESFHYLQPLDPAEAPQRLARYLRQLSEIALASLPEAQRQQQQLALVNQIVGLLQQHSSAIGSGDLLHPSARLLQELRVTPLLPNEAPLVRPLIPLADGTLLINAPSEPSVGLALQAEVPSADRIDLLCAFIKWSGLRLLQPVLAQYLGTGRSLRVLTTTYLGATDRKALDWLVEHGADVRVSTDTRRTRLHAKAWHFHRASGTSTAYIGSSNLSSAALLDGLEWNVRLAALETPAMVAKFQSTFDAYWEEGEFESYAATPDQQARIDHQLAVARGVDEVREDSALAWFNLRPYAYQREMLEALAAERTVHDRWHNLVVAATGTGKTVLAAFDVARLHSDFPERFPAADPPPLLLIAHRKEILQQALATFRQVLRDPAFGELYVDGELPRQWRHVFASVQSLAQRDLAEIPADRFAVVIVDEFHHAAALSYRRWLDHLRPQLLLGLTATPERADGLDVLRWFGGRIAAELRLWTALDQGLLAPFHYFAVADATDLSSLEWRRGGYVPAELSTLYTGDHRRVALILSELEKAVAEPRRMRALGFCVSVEHARFMAERFRAVGLQAEALDASTPSDERREALRRLHAGELQILFAVDLFNEGLDIPSIDTVLLLRPTESAVVFLQQLGRGLRLSPETGKSCLTVLDFIGQQHRRFRFDLRYRALLGCSRRQLQQQLVQDFPFLPPGCRLVLDRVASERVLANLRQCLPSRRPQILEELRALAAEGKITAASGLADWLEALAMDPVDFYGIRGVSFTALRRELGWLCDGPHPEEERLSRSIGTGLLHGDDPDRLLTLAAALSEPAPPDPLTMGERERREWLMLTAQLFGTGRQWRPLPDALAVLWQAAAWRDELRQLLVFLAARADHRLHPLPWALPVPLRVHGHYSRAEIEAAFGVLSDDAPWIHREGVLWHEPSRCDLLFVTLKKSEALFSPSTRYRDLALGPRLFHWESQSTTTASSPTGQRYVSGGSRVLLFAREQRKQGLITEPFACLGFAVYESHEGERPMAIRWRLEREIPAAWLPMMSVAI; translated from the coding sequence ATGCATGAGCAAACGTTCCCTCCCGGCCTCTACGACCACCCCCTCAGTGCAACGATTGACCAGCTCCTTGCCGGCCAGCAGGAATCCTTCCACTACCTCCAACCCCTGGATCCCGCCGAAGCGCCCCAGCGCCTGGCCCGGTACTTGCGCCAGCTGAGTGAGATAGCTCTGGCCTCATTACCTGAGGCCCAGCGGCAACAGCAGCAACTGGCCCTGGTAAACCAGATCGTTGGGTTACTCCAGCAGCACAGCTCTGCCATCGGCTCGGGAGATCTCCTGCACCCAAGCGCTCGCTTGCTGCAGGAACTGCGAGTTACGCCGTTACTGCCAAACGAGGCCCCCTTGGTCCGGCCCCTCATCCCCCTGGCCGATGGCACCCTGCTGATCAATGCCCCCAGCGAGCCCAGTGTGGGGCTGGCCTTGCAGGCAGAAGTGCCCTCTGCCGACCGCATCGATCTGCTTTGCGCCTTCATCAAGTGGAGTGGCCTGCGGTTGCTGCAGCCGGTGCTCGCCCAGTACCTGGGGACCGGACGATCCCTACGGGTGCTCACGACCACCTATCTCGGCGCTACCGATCGCAAAGCACTCGACTGGCTTGTGGAGCATGGCGCCGACGTGCGGGTCAGTACCGACACTCGCCGCACCCGGCTCCATGCCAAGGCTTGGCACTTTCATCGTGCGAGTGGAACCAGCACGGCCTACATCGGCTCCTCAAACCTCTCCTCTGCAGCCCTACTCGACGGGCTGGAGTGGAACGTGCGCCTGGCTGCCCTGGAGACGCCGGCCATGGTGGCCAAGTTTCAGTCCACCTTTGACGCCTACTGGGAGGAGGGCGAATTCGAGTCCTATGCCGCAACGCCAGATCAACAGGCTCGTATCGATCACCAGCTCGCTGTGGCCCGGGGCGTGGATGAAGTCAGGGAAGATTCGGCGCTGGCGTGGTTCAACCTGCGGCCCTACGCCTACCAGCGCGAGATGCTCGAAGCCCTGGCGGCCGAGCGCACGGTCCATGACCGCTGGCACAACCTGGTTGTCGCTGCCACGGGTACTGGCAAGACGGTGCTGGCCGCGTTCGACGTGGCCCGCCTGCACAGCGATTTCCCTGAGCGGTTCCCCGCAGCCGATCCGCCGCCGCTGCTGTTGATCGCTCACCGCAAGGAAATCCTGCAGCAGGCCCTGGCCACATTCCGCCAGGTGTTGCGCGACCCGGCCTTCGGTGAGCTCTATGTGGATGGCGAACTGCCGCGCCAGTGGCGGCATGTGTTTGCCTCTGTCCAGTCTCTCGCCCAGCGCGATCTGGCCGAGATCCCTGCTGATCGCTTCGCCGTGGTGATCGTGGATGAGTTCCACCACGCGGCTGCCTTGAGCTATCGCCGCTGGCTCGACCACTTGCGCCCCCAGCTGCTGCTTGGCCTCACCGCTACCCCCGAGCGCGCCGACGGGCTCGACGTCCTCCGTTGGTTTGGCGGTCGTATCGCTGCGGAGCTGCGTCTCTGGACCGCCCTCGATCAGGGCTTGCTCGCGCCTTTCCATTACTTCGCCGTCGCTGACGCCACGGACCTCTCCTCCCTGGAGTGGCGCCGGGGTGGTTATGTGCCCGCTGAGCTCAGCACCCTCTACACCGGCGACCATCGTCGCGTCGCGCTGATCCTCAGCGAACTGGAGAAGGCGGTCGCTGAGCCTCGGCGGATGCGCGCTCTGGGCTTCTGCGTGAGTGTGGAGCATGCCCGCTTCATGGCTGAGCGCTTCCGTGCCGTTGGCCTCCAGGCCGAGGCCCTCGACGCCTCCACCCCCAGCGACGAGCGCCGAGAGGCCTTGCGCCGCCTGCACGCTGGTGAGCTGCAGATCCTCTTTGCGGTGGATCTGTTCAACGAGGGACTCGACATCCCCTCGATCGACACCGTGCTGCTGCTGCGCCCCACTGAGAGTGCCGTGGTGTTCCTGCAGCAGCTCGGTCGTGGTTTGCGTCTTTCGCCAGAAACCGGCAAGAGTTGTCTCACGGTGCTCGACTTCATCGGCCAGCAGCACCGCCGCTTCCGGTTCGACCTGCGCTATCGCGCCTTGCTTGGCTGCAGCCGGCGCCAACTGCAGCAGCAGCTGGTTCAGGACTTTCCATTCCTCCCCCCGGGCTGCCGGTTGGTCCTGGATCGCGTGGCAAGTGAGCGGGTGCTGGCCAATCTGCGCCAGTGCCTACCCAGCCGACGCCCTCAGATCCTCGAGGAGCTCCGCGCCCTTGCGGCTGAGGGAAAGATCACGGCCGCCAGCGGTCTCGCCGATTGGCTCGAGGCGCTCGCGATGGATCCGGTCGACTTCTACGGGATCCGCGGCGTCTCATTCACCGCCCTGCGCCGTGAGCTGGGCTGGCTGTGCGATGGGCCCCATCCGGAGGAAGAACGCCTCAGCCGCTCCATCGGTACCGGCCTGCTGCATGGCGACGATCCTGATCGTCTGCTCACCCTCGCCGCCGCCCTTTCTGAACCTGCCCCGCCGGATCCGCTCACCATGGGAGAACGCGAGCGCCGTGAGTGGTTGATGCTCACGGCTCAGCTGTTCGGTACAGGCCGCCAGTGGCGTCCGCTTCCCGACGCTCTGGCTGTGCTCTGGCAAGCCGCCGCCTGGCGCGACGAACTGCGCCAGCTGCTTGTCTTCCTTGCCGCCAGGGCCGATCACCGCCTGCACCCACTTCCTTGGGCGCTACCAGTGCCGCTTCGCGTGCATGGTCACTACAGCCGTGCCGAAATCGAAGCGGCTTTTGGCGTCCTCAGTGATGACGCACCGTGGATTCACCGTGAAGGCGTGCTCTGGCATGAACCCAGCCGGTGTGACCTGCTGTTCGTGACCCTCAAAAAGAGCGAGGCCCTTTTC